From a single Gadus morhua chromosome 3, gadMor3.0, whole genome shotgun sequence genomic region:
- the nthl1 gene encoding endonuclease III-like protein 1: MTSPYFTHGAVLTRSLNQRTRLSALGSKVINKPQNPGPPVELKEEEEETCICEDDGPASPTCILEPLKSEPAPSPPAPSPPAPSRRRRPLKVEYEQRGQGLKVEYEEREGDPAVKTERWEPPDWRIQLAHIREMRRSRDAPVDHMGAETCYEPGAPAPVRRFQVLVSLMLSSQTRDEVTAAAMARLRAHGCTVDGILSTDHEALGRLLHPVGFWRTKAGYLRRTCLVLQQQFCGDIPDSVEGLVGLPGVGPKMAHLAMSIAWGRVSGIGVDTHVHRVSNRLGWLRTASRTAEQTRSALEDWLPRALWGEVNWLLVGFGQQKCRPLRPLCSECLNQSCCPSAHQPPPTQRTKTPPAKRTKTPPTQRTKTPPTQRTSPPKTPPTKRTSPPKTPPTKRTSPPKTPPTQWPKTPKTPPTKRPQAGPTPSRTSPDLLPPASSRAKTEAEQEEDEREPPPPSASCPPRRLKGGKVL; the protein is encoded by the exons ATGACTTCTCCTTACTTCACCCACGGCGCTGTTCTTACTCGAAGTCTCAATCAAAGAACACGCCTGTCTGCTCTGGGGTCGaaagtaataaataaacctCAGAACCCAGGTCCTCCTGTCgaactgaaggaggaggaggaggagacgtgcATCTGCGAAG ATGACGGTCCAGCCTCTCCTACTTGCATCCTCGAGCCACTAAAGTCAGAGCCGGCCCCCTCGCCCCCGGCCCCCTCGCCCCCGGCCCCCTCCCGCAGACGGAGACCGTTAAAGGTGGAGTACGAGCAGCGCGGCCAAGGGTTAAAGGTGGAGTACGAGGAGCGCGAGGGGGACCCAGCGGTGAAGACAGAGCGCTGGGAGCCTCCTGATTGGAGGATCCAGCTGGCCCACATCCGTGAGATGAGGAGGAGCCGAGACGCGCCCGTAGATCACATGGGGGCGGAAACATGCTACGAACCAGGGGCCCCCGCCCCG GTGAGGCGTTTCCAGGTGCTGGTGTCCCTGATGCTCTCCAGCCAGACTCGGGACGAGGTGACGGCGGCGGCCATGGCGCGGCTGCGGGCACACGGCTGCACGGTGGACGGCATTCTGAGCACCGACCACGAGGCGCTGGGGAGGCTCCTCCACCCGGTGGGCTTCTGGAGG ACCAAGGCTGGGTATCTGCGGAGGACCTGCCTGGTGCTGCAGCAGCAGTTCTGCGGGGACATCCCGGACAGCGTGGAGGGGCTGGTGGGGCTGCCCGGCGTGGGGCCCAAGATGGCCCACCTGGCCATGAGCATCGCCTGGGGCCGCGTGTCGGGGATAG gtgtggacACACACGTCCACCGTGTTTCCAACAGGCTGGGCTGGCTGAGGACCGCCTCCCGGACCGCAGAGCAGACGCGCTCCGCCCTGGAGGACTGGTTACCTAG GGCGTTGTGGGGGGAGGTCAACTGGCTCCTCGTGGGCTTCGGCCAGCAGAAGTGTCGCCCGCTCAGACCGCTCTGCTCCGAGTGTCTGAACCAGAGCTGCTGCCCTTCTgcacaccagcccccccccacccagaggaCCAAGACCCCCCCCGCCAAGAGGAccaagaccccccccacccagaggaccaagaccccccccacccagaggaCCTCGCCCCccaagaccccccccaccaAGAGGACCTCGCCCCccaagaccccccccaccaAGAGGACCTCGCCCCccaagaccccccccacccagtggCCCAAGACCCccaagaccccccccaccaAGAGGCCCCAGGCTGGACCAACACCCTCCAGGACCTCTCCTGACCTGCTCCCCCCCGCCAGCTCCAGGGCGAAGACGGAGGCTgaacaggaagaggatgagagggaaCCGCCCCCACCTTCAGCCTCCTGTCCACCCAGGAGGCTGAAGGGGGGGAAGGTGCTCTGA